From Saccopteryx leptura isolate mSacLep1 chromosome 3, mSacLep1_pri_phased_curated, whole genome shotgun sequence, one genomic window encodes:
- the LOC136398613 gene encoding proline-rich protein 36-like, which yields METRQVLKQSLTPTVCSITRSKSWPPDRKPVVYSWYLHRTSLTLPVTPPKTLVHSSVAGGFLHGRSIPSLLVFPVSSVPSHCAPRQPHVSPSSAPRQPLVSPTSAPPPRQPHVSPSSAPRQPHVSPTSAPRQPLVSPTSAPRQPHVSPTSAPRQPLVSPSHCAPRLPLVSPTSAPRQPLVSPTSAPPPRQPHVSPSSAPRQPHVSPTSAPLTAPHVSPTSAPRQPLVSPSHCAPRLPLVSPTSAPRQPHVSPSSAPLTAPHVSPSSAPRQPLVSPTSAPRQPHVSPTSAPRQPLVSPSSARQPHVSPSLRPTSAPRQPHVSPSSAPRQPLVSPTSAPRQPHVSPSSAPLTAPHVCPSSAPRQPHVSPSSAPLTAPHVCPSSAPRQPLVSPSHCAPRLPLVSPTSAPRQPLVSPTSAPPPRQPHVSPSSAPRQPHVSPSHCAPRQPLVSPTSAPRQPHVSPSSAPLTAPHVSPSSAPRQPLVSPTSAPRQPHVSPSSAPRQPHVSPSSAPRQPISPTSAPHCAPRLPLVSPTSAPRQPHVSPSSAPRQPLVSPTSAPRQPLVSPSSAPRQPLVSPTSAPRQPLSLRPTSAPRQPHVSPSSAPLSAPHVCPSSAPRQPLVSPSRVCPERHTGVSPGGRHRELQEQSTKARPRVGLDRPSGEGRCPGTSAARPTASLQPCSSEVPQEVQVLETSLEEISI from the exons ATGGAGACGCGCCAGGTCCTCAAACAGTCTctaacacctactgtgtgcagcaTCACACGCAGCAAGAGCT ggcccccTGATAGGAAGCCTGTGGTCTACTCCTGGTATCTCCACCGCACTTCCTTGACCCTCCCAGTCACCCCTCCCAAGACACTGGTTCACTCCTCAGTAGCTGGCGGTTTTCTGCATGGGCGCAGCATCCCGAGCCTACTGGTGTTCCCTGTTAGCAGTGTCCCCTCTCACTGCGCCCCAcgtcagccccacgtcagcccctcgtcagccccacgtcagcccctcgtcagccccacgtcagccccac CCCCTcgtcagccccacgtcagcccctcgtcagcccctcgtcagccccacgtcagccccacgtcagccccacgtcagcccctcgtcagccccacgtcagcccctcgtcagccccacgtcagccccacgtcagccccacgtcagcccctCGTCAGCCCCTCTCACTGCGCCCCACGTCTGCCCCTcgtcagccccacgtcagccccacgtcagcccctcgtcagccccacgtcagcccctc cccctcgtcagccccacgtcagcccctcgtcagccccacgtcagccccacgtcagccccacgtcagcccctCTCACTGCGCCCCAcgtcagccccacgtcagccccacgtcagcccctCGTCAGCCCCTCTCACTGCGCCCCACGTCTGCCCCTcgtcagccccacgtcagcccctcgtcagccccacgtcagcccctCGTCAGCCCCTCTCACTGCGCCCCACGTCAGCCCCTcgtcagccccacgtcagcccctcgtcagccccacgtcagcccctcgtcagccccacgtcagccccacgtcagcccctcgtcagcccctcgtcagcccctcgtcagcccgtcagccccacgtcagcccctCACTGCGCCCCACGTCTGCCCCTcgtcagccccacgtcagcccctcgtcagccccacgtcagcccctcgtcagccccacgtcagccccacgtcagccccacgtcagcccctCGTCAGCCCCTCTCACTGCGCCCCACGTCTGCCCCTcgtcagccccacgtcagccccacgtcagcccctCGTCAGCCCCTCTCACTGCGCCCCACGTCTGCCCCTcgtcagccccacgtcagcccctCGTCAGCCCCTCTCACTGCGCCCCACGTCTGCCCCTcgtcagccccacgtcagcccctcgtcagcccctcgtcagccccacgtcagcccctc ccccacgtcagccccacgtcagcccctcgtcagcccctcgtcagccccacgtcagcccctCTCACTGCGCCCCACGTCAGCCCCTcgtcagccccacgtcagcccctcgtcagccccacgtcagcccctCGTCAGCCCCTCTCACTGCGCCCCACGTCAGCCCCTcgtcagccccacgtcagcccctcgtcagccccacgtcagcccctcgtcagccccacgtcagcccctcgtcagccccacgtcagccccacgtcagcccctcgtcagcccctcgtcagcccatcagccccacgtcagcccctCACTGCGCCCCACGTCTGCCCCTCGTCAGCCCCACGTCTGCCCCTcgtcagccccacgtcagcccctcgtcagccccacgtcagcccctcgtcagccccacgtcagccccacgtcagcccctcgtcagcccctcgtcagccccacgtcagcccctcgtcagccccacgtcagccccacgtcagcccctCTCACTGCGCCCCACGTCAGCCCCTcgtcagccccacgtcagcccctCGTCAGCCCCTCTCAGTGCGCCCCACGTCTGCCCCTcgtcagccccacgtcagcccctCGTCAGCCCCTCGCGGGTCTGCCCCGAGAGGCACACAGGTGTCAGCCCGGGTGGCAGGCACAGAGAGCTGCAGGAGCAGAGCACAAAGGCCCGTCCCAGGGTGGGGCTGGACCGGCCCTCTGGGGAAGGCCGCTGCCCGGGCACTTCCGCTGCACGTCCCACGGCAAGTCTGCAGCCCTGCTCCTCTGAGGTTCCGCAAGAGGTCCAAGTTTTGGAGACAAGTTTAGAAGAAATCAGCATATAA